A window of Formosa sp. Hel1_31_208 contains these coding sequences:
- a CDS encoding vanadium-dependent haloperoxidase, producing the protein MKTTRLNWMLTLVFALLLFGSCNTDDGQLIPSPDDPLVSDETTQLIIEWNGIWLQQDRYSFGMRPNATARALAYIHLAAYETVVADITGFNSNTTRLENLTIDTSQRAESIDKNVALNTCYAAVMNHFMYNTSGDVEGEIDVFKTTKESALAENMSNELLLDSRQWGSYVADQVIAYSQTDVQAETQILEPQPLSYEPPVGEGFWTYSADPERALFPYWESVRTFVISSVETSSLPPLDYSEASNSEYFAQMSEVYTVNNAAKAEDNEDLWIAEFWSDDVEGLMMSPPGRQISIANQLIVQNDFSHDASLALLLKLGFALNDAAVSTWADKYNYMVMRPNVYIQEFIDADYETNLYRFINWPNPSFPSYPSGHSCFVSAAGGVFIDFFGNTINFTDRSHEGRTEFRGTPRQFNAITDMVEDAAFSRVPLGVHMRIDCAEGLRLGYEISDAVNNFDLSSN; encoded by the coding sequence ATGAAAACTACTCGCTTAAATTGGATGCTAACGTTGGTATTCGCTCTGCTTTTATTTGGTTCGTGTAATACTGACGATGGTCAATTAATTCCAAGTCCTGATGATCCTTTGGTTTCTGATGAAACGACCCAACTTATAATTGAGTGGAACGGTATATGGTTGCAGCAAGATCGGTATTCATTCGGTATGCGTCCAAATGCAACGGCTAGAGCATTAGCGTATATTCATCTTGCCGCTTATGAAACTGTAGTTGCTGACATCACAGGGTTTAATTCTAATACAACAAGGCTTGAGAATTTAACTATTGATACGTCTCAACGAGCTGAGAGTATAGATAAAAATGTGGCGTTAAATACTTGCTATGCTGCGGTCATGAACCACTTTATGTATAATACGTCGGGTGACGTTGAAGGAGAAATAGACGTGTTTAAAACCACAAAAGAGAGTGCGCTAGCAGAAAACATGTCTAATGAATTATTACTAGATTCTCGGCAATGGGGCAGTTATGTAGCGGACCAAGTAATCGCCTATAGTCAGACAGATGTTCAAGCAGAAACACAGATACTAGAACCACAACCATTATCTTATGAGCCACCTGTTGGTGAAGGGTTTTGGACATATAGTGCAGATCCAGAACGCGCCTTATTTCCGTATTGGGAATCTGTGCGCACCTTTGTGATTTCTTCTGTTGAAACTAGCAGTTTACCACCCCTTGATTATAGCGAAGCTTCAAATAGCGAATATTTTGCACAAATGAGTGAGGTGTATACTGTGAATAATGCAGCAAAGGCTGAAGATAATGAAGATTTATGGATTGCAGAGTTTTGGTCTGATGATGTTGAAGGATTAATGATGAGCCCACCTGGCAGACAAATTTCTATTGCCAATCAATTAATTGTACAGAATGATTTCAGTCATGATGCATCTTTAGCGCTATTACTAAAATTGGGATTCGCTCTTAATGATGCAGCAGTGTCAACATGGGCTGATAAATATAACTACATGGTGATGCGACCAAATGTATATATTCAAGAATTTATTGATGCCGATTATGAAACCAATCTTTATAGGTTTATTAACTGGCCAAATCCATCATTCCCAAGTTACCCTTCGGGGCATTCGTGTTTTGTTTCGGCAGCTGGAGGCGTTTTTATCGATTTTTTTGGAAACACTATTAATTTCACAGATCGTTCTCATGAAGGAAGAACGGAATTTAGAGGAACGCCAAGACAGTTTAATGCGATCACTGATATGGTTGAAGATGCTGCCTTCTCAAGAGTCCCTCTTGGCGTGCATATGCGAATTGATTGTGCCGAAGGACTGCGACTGGGTTATGAAATATCAGATGCCGTGAATAATTTTGATTTGTCTTCTAATTAA
- a CDS encoding TusE/DsrC/DsvC family sulfur relay protein — translation MVVEKIYGELCVTCNAQGYLTDLNQWTKEVGSEIAKEEGIEMTDKHWEVITYLQDQCRNQVPLSIRKIGKSGVVSIKEFYQLFPKGPLKISSRIAGIPKPVSCI, via the coding sequence ATGGTAGTAGAAAAAATATATGGAGAACTGTGTGTCACATGCAATGCACAAGGTTATTTAACCGATTTAAATCAATGGACAAAAGAAGTTGGTTCAGAAATCGCTAAAGAAGAAGGTATTGAAATGACAGATAAACATTGGGAAGTCATTACTTATTTACAAGATCAATGTAGAAATCAAGTTCCTTTAAGTATCAGAAAAATTGGTAAAAGTGGTGTTGTAAGCATCAAAGAATTCTATCAACTCTTTCCTAAAGGACCTTTAAAAATATCGAGCAGAATTGCTGGTATACCAAAACCCGTAAGTTGTATATAA
- a CDS encoding Crp/Fnr family transcriptional regulator translates to MQSDNSKIKDIFKNLSFSENEIKIIESVFHKVNYKKGDMIIKPDDNVDNQYYILEGCLRSYFINRQAKEHTVQFGIKDWWISDYTAFFSDSKSIMNIEVIKDATLYKLSKSDKEHLYSAIPRIESFFRKKLEKAFAAFQKRILSNLSETAAVRYKNFIKTYPNIEQCVKNYHIASYLGITTESLSRIRKDISHS, encoded by the coding sequence ATGCAATCTGATAATTCTAAAATAAAAGATATTTTTAAAAATCTTTCTTTTTCCGAAAACGAAATAAAGATTATAGAATCTGTATTTCATAAAGTGAACTACAAAAAAGGAGATATGATTATCAAACCAGATGACAATGTTGATAATCAATACTATATTTTGGAAGGCTGCCTCCGTTCTTATTTTATAAATCGACAAGCCAAAGAACATACCGTACAATTTGGAATCAAAGACTGGTGGATTAGTGATTACACCGCATTTTTCTCAGATTCTAAATCCATTATGAATATTGAAGTTATAAAAGATGCCACATTATATAAATTATCTAAATCAGATAAAGAACATTTATATTCTGCAATTCCACGTATTGAGTCCTTTTTCAGAAAAAAATTAGAAAAGGCTTTTGCGGCATTTCAAAAACGCATATTATCAAATTTATCTGAAACAGCTGCTGTTCGATATAAAAACTTTATTAAGACCTACCCAAATATAGAACAGTGTGTAAAAAATTACCATATTGCGTCATACTTAGGGATCACTACTGAAAGTCTAAGCAGAATACGAAAAGACATTTCTCACTCATAA
- the htpG gene encoding molecular chaperone HtpG, with translation MTKGNINVSVENIFPLIKKFLYSDHEIFLRELISNATDATLKLKHLASIGESKSEYGNPQIEVKIDKDAKKLHIIDQGVGMTAEEVEKYINQIAFSGAEEFLDKYKDAGKDAGIIGHFGLGFYSAFMVAEKVEIITKSHKDEPAAHWTCDGSPEFTLETSDKTERGSEIILHIAEDSTEFLEEGRISELLLKYNKFMPIPIKFGTKEVNVALPEDAPEDAKPEKTTVDNIINNPNPAWTKQPTELEDENYKSFYRELYPAQFEEPLFHIHLNVDYPFNLTGILYFPKMTNDLNIQKDKIQLYQNQVYVTDNVEGIVPEFLTMLRGVIDSPDIPLNVSRSYLQADGAVKKISSYITRKVADKLKSLFNSNREDFEKKWDDIKIVIEYGMLSEEKFFEKADAFALYPTVDGQYYTYEELFNKIKAKQTDKDDKLVILYASDVDAQHSYIESAKAKGYEVLLLDSPIVSHLVQKLETSKENISFARVDGDHIDNLIKKEDTTISKLSEEEKTKLDELLKEVIPSEKFMVQLEAMDSDASPFIITQPEFMRRMKEMQQTGGGGMNMFGNMPEIHNLIVNTNSELVGEILNTKTKKKQERLITQSLDLARLSQGLLKGEELTNFIKRSYDMIK, from the coding sequence ATGACAAAAGGAAATATTAATGTATCGGTAGAAAATATTTTTCCGCTCATTAAAAAATTCTTGTATAGCGATCACGAAATATTTTTACGTGAATTAATTAGTAATGCTACAGATGCCACGCTTAAACTAAAACATCTAGCGAGTATTGGTGAATCTAAAAGTGAGTACGGAAATCCGCAAATTGAAGTTAAAATAGACAAAGATGCTAAGAAGCTTCATATCATCGATCAAGGTGTTGGTATGACTGCTGAAGAAGTTGAAAAATACATTAACCAAATTGCCTTTTCTGGTGCTGAAGAGTTTCTTGACAAATACAAAGATGCAGGCAAAGATGCTGGAATTATTGGTCATTTTGGATTAGGATTCTATTCTGCATTCATGGTGGCTGAAAAAGTAGAGATTATTACTAAGTCTCATAAAGACGAACCTGCAGCACATTGGACCTGTGATGGATCTCCAGAATTCACCTTAGAAACTTCTGATAAAACGGAAAGAGGATCAGAAATTATTCTTCATATTGCTGAAGATTCTACAGAGTTTTTAGAAGAAGGAAGAATAAGCGAGTTGTTATTGAAGTATAACAAGTTCATGCCAATTCCAATTAAATTTGGAACAAAAGAGGTGAATGTAGCACTTCCTGAAGATGCTCCAGAAGATGCAAAACCAGAAAAAACAACTGTAGATAATATCATAAATAACCCTAATCCAGCATGGACCAAACAGCCAACTGAGTTAGAAGATGAAAACTATAAAAGTTTTTACCGCGAGTTATATCCTGCACAATTTGAGGAGCCGTTATTTCACATTCATTTAAATGTAGATTATCCGTTTAACTTAACAGGAATATTGTATTTCCCGAAGATGACGAATGATTTAAACATTCAGAAAGATAAAATTCAACTTTATCAAAATCAAGTCTATGTGACTGATAATGTTGAAGGTATTGTCCCAGAATTCTTAACCATGTTAAGAGGTGTTATCGATTCTCCTGACATTCCATTAAACGTATCTCGTTCTTATTTACAAGCTGATGGTGCGGTGAAGAAAATATCTTCATACATCACACGTAAAGTGGCTGATAAGTTAAAGTCGTTATTCAATTCTAATCGTGAAGATTTCGAAAAGAAATGGGATGACATTAAAATAGTCATTGAATACGGAATGCTTTCAGAAGAAAAATTCTTCGAAAAAGCTGATGCTTTTGCTTTGTATCCAACAGTGGATGGTCAATATTACACTTACGAGGAATTATTCAATAAAATTAAAGCTAAACAAACCGATAAGGATGATAAGCTAGTTATTTTATATGCTTCGGATGTGGATGCGCAACATTCATATATCGAATCTGCTAAAGCAAAAGGTTATGAAGTATTACTATTAGATTCTCCTATAGTTTCGCATTTAGTTCAGAAATTAGAAACGTCGAAAGAGAATATTTCTTTTGCACGAGTTGATGGTGATCACATAGATAATCTCATCAAAAAAGAAGACACCACAATTTCTAAACTTTCCGAAGAGGAAAAAACAAAGTTGGATGAATTATTAAAAGAGGTGATTCCTTCAGAAAAATTCATGGTACAATTAGAGGCTATGGATAGTGATGCGTCTCCATTTATCATTACACAACCTGAATTTATGCGTCGCATGAAAGAGATGCAACAAACTGGTGGAGGTGGAATGAATATGTTTGGCAATATGCCAGAGATTCATAATCTTATTGTAAATACAAACTCTGAATTGGTTGGCGAAATACTCAACACTAAAACTAAGAAGAAACAAGAGCGTTTGATTACTCAAAGTTTAGATTTGGCGCGATTATCTCAAGGTTTACTCAAAGGTGAAGAGTTAACAAATTTCATTAAGCGTAGCTATGATATGATTAAATAA
- a CDS encoding MOSC domain-containing protein translates to MKIISTNIAKPTTIFWNGKEVTTGIFKKPVDSAIHLGKENVKGDEVSDRKVHGGIYKACYLFSTDHYPYWKTLYPNLNWTYGMLGENLTVEHLNEKELHIGDIYKVGNALVQITLPREPCYKFAAKFESTTVIKAFVAHGYPGTYVRILEEGTVKNADTFQLVEKIEHSISIWDFFALLYAQNKNKDHIRLIMDNEALPQRKRQILKALL, encoded by the coding sequence ATGAAAATCATCTCGACCAATATCGCTAAACCAACAACCATCTTTTGGAATGGCAAAGAGGTGACCACAGGCATCTTTAAAAAACCTGTTGACTCGGCCATTCACCTCGGAAAAGAAAACGTGAAAGGCGATGAGGTTTCCGATAGAAAAGTCCATGGTGGTATATACAAAGCCTGTTATTTATTTTCTACAGATCATTATCCATATTGGAAAACCCTGTATCCAAATCTCAACTGGACTTACGGTATGCTTGGTGAGAACCTAACTGTTGAACATTTAAATGAAAAAGAACTTCATATTGGTGATATCTATAAGGTTGGAAATGCCTTAGTACAAATCACACTACCTAGAGAACCTTGTTATAAATTTGCTGCTAAATTTGAATCTACAACCGTAATAAAGGCCTTCGTTGCCCACGGTTACCCTGGCACTTATGTTCGTATTTTAGAAGAAGGCACGGTGAAAAATGCCGACACTTTTCAATTGGTGGAAAAAATAGAACATAGTATCTCCATTTGGGATTTTTTTGCGCTGTTATATGCGCAAAATAAAAACAAAGATCATATCCGATTAATTATGGATAATGAGGCTTTACCCCAACGAAAGAGACAGATACTAAAAGCTTTATTATAA
- a CDS encoding RNA polymerase sigma factor, whose protein sequence is MSKAHTILIDRCKQGEEKAMMQIYDLYCQAMFQIACRYLNEEDAKDAMQESFIKAFSKLDGFTESFTFGSWLKRIVINQCIDDLKKKRLEFTASEISNLTIEDDDTSWDFNAEISKQQVLDAIGKLPSKHQVVVKLYLIEGYDHEEISNILNIPIQTSRTHLRRGRLKLQEILKTHYNEARY, encoded by the coding sequence ATGTCTAAAGCGCATACCATTTTAATAGATCGCTGCAAGCAAGGAGAAGAGAAGGCGATGATGCAAATTTATGATTTGTACTGTCAAGCTATGTTTCAAATAGCTTGTCGGTATTTAAATGAAGAAGATGCGAAAGATGCGATGCAAGAGAGTTTTATCAAAGCATTTTCAAAACTTGATGGTTTTACAGAAAGTTTCACATTTGGATCATGGTTAAAACGTATCGTTATCAATCAATGTATCGACGATTTAAAAAAGAAACGATTGGAGTTCACAGCATCAGAAATATCCAATCTAACTATTGAAGACGACGATACTAGTTGGGATTTTAATGCGGAAATATCCAAGCAACAAGTACTTGATGCAATCGGAAAATTACCAAGCAAACATCAGGTCGTTGTCAAATTATACCTTATTGAAGGCTATGACCATGAGGAAATATCTAACATACTTAATATTCCAATACAAACATCACGAACCCATTTAAGACGTGGGCGGTTAAAACTTCAGGAAATTTTAAAAACACATTACAATGAAGCAAGATATTAG
- a CDS encoding DEAD/DEAH box helicase: protein MSFKDLKLNKPILRAVAEAGYDNPTLVQERTIPLVLEGKDVITSAQTGTGKTAAFALPILQLLFDKQDAPKKGKKIRALIVSPTRELAIQIAKNFETYATYTNLKSAVVYGGTSIEPQKDILKKGIDILVATPGRLLDLHKQDLLNLDYIETFVLDEADLMLDMGFIDDVKKVERLCPETKQTLLFSATMPFKVEQLANSILKDPVRIEVTPTSSVAKNVSQVLYYVPKQNKVELCLHILRNTVKGNILIFRRTKFGVDKLHETLIKNGYTAERLHGDRSQNERQNALADFKRGKVNILIATDVAARGIDINELDAVINFDLPNIPETYVHRIGRTGRAGEFGNSYSFCSADEKSYVKNIQQLINVQIPIAEDHPYPLDPKAKPIVHKKQGSKYKKGRKGEGSKKKKKRWY from the coding sequence ATGTCATTTAAAGACTTAAAACTTAATAAGCCCATTCTAAGAGCCGTTGCCGAAGCTGGTTATGACAACCCTACCTTAGTCCAAGAACGCACCATACCTTTAGTATTAGAAGGTAAAGATGTGATTACCTCAGCTCAAACAGGAACTGGAAAAACAGCAGCTTTTGCTTTGCCAATCTTACAGTTATTATTTGACAAACAAGATGCTCCTAAAAAAGGAAAAAAAATTAGAGCATTGATTGTAAGTCCGACACGAGAATTAGCTATTCAGATAGCTAAAAATTTCGAAACTTATGCAACATATACCAATCTGAAATCTGCTGTGGTTTATGGCGGCACATCTATTGAACCTCAAAAAGATATTTTGAAGAAAGGTATCGATATTTTGGTGGCAACACCTGGACGACTCTTAGATCTTCACAAACAAGATTTATTGAATCTAGATTATATTGAAACCTTTGTATTAGACGAAGCTGACCTCATGCTTGATATGGGATTTATAGATGATGTCAAGAAGGTTGAACGTTTGTGTCCTGAAACGAAACAAACCCTTCTATTTTCAGCAACAATGCCATTTAAAGTAGAGCAACTAGCCAACTCTATTTTAAAAGACCCAGTACGGATTGAAGTGACTCCTACCTCTTCGGTAGCAAAAAATGTTAGCCAAGTATTATATTACGTACCAAAACAAAATAAAGTAGAATTGTGTTTACATATACTTCGGAATACTGTAAAAGGCAACATCCTTATTTTTAGACGCACCAAGTTTGGTGTAGACAAACTCCATGAAACACTTATAAAAAACGGTTATACAGCGGAACGTTTGCACGGTGACCGTTCGCAAAACGAACGTCAAAATGCACTGGCCGATTTCAAACGCGGAAAAGTCAATATTCTTATAGCGACTGATGTTGCTGCCCGTGGCATAGACATTAATGAACTGGACGCTGTTATCAATTTTGATTTACCAAATATTCCAGAAACCTATGTTCATCGTATTGGTAGAACTGGTCGTGCTGGTGAATTTGGAAACTCATATTCATTTTGTTCTGCTGATGAAAAATCCTATGTAAAAAATATTCAGCAATTGATTAACGTGCAAATTCCAATTGCGGAAGACCATCCGTATCCATTAGATCCGAAAGCAAAACCGATTGTTCATAAAAAACAAGGAAGTAAGTATAAAAAAGGACGTAAAGGTGAGGGTTCTAAAAAGAAAAAGAAACGTTGGTATTAA
- a CDS encoding DsrE/DsrF/DrsH-like family protein, translating into MENTMSSPVNEKKEGKKPIKKMMLILSKATIDNVYACFILANGARMEGIESEIFFTFFGLEAIQKKKLEHLRVATVGNPGMHIPTMLGGLPGMEALATKMMKSEMEKLDIPPVGEFLEILSASGTKLWACKLAMDMFHLGKEHLVEDLDGVLTVGDFYARAQGDNTHLLFI; encoded by the coding sequence ATGGAAAATACTATGTCAAGCCCTGTAAATGAAAAAAAGGAAGGTAAAAAACCCATCAAAAAAATGATGCTTATTTTATCTAAGGCAACAATAGATAATGTTTATGCTTGCTTTATTCTAGCAAATGGTGCTCGAATGGAAGGTATCGAGTCAGAAATATTTTTTACGTTTTTCGGATTGGAAGCGATTCAAAAAAAGAAACTTGAACATTTACGTGTTGCTACCGTTGGAAATCCAGGTATGCATATTCCAACCATGCTAGGCGGTTTACCAGGAATGGAAGCCTTGGCAACCAAAATGATGAAATCTGAAATGGAAAAACTAGATATTCCGCCAGTTGGTGAATTCTTAGAAATTCTTTCAGCCTCAGGAACTAAACTATGGGCTTGTAAATTAGCAATGGATATGTTCCATCTTGGAAAAGAACACTTAGTTGAAGATCTTGATGGTGTATTAACCGTTGGTGATTTCTATGCACGAGCACAAGGCGACAATACACATCTACTCTTTATCTAA
- a CDS encoding OmpP1/FadL family transporter: protein MRSLFSTFLYLLFSVSAIAQTGHIMQGAGSVNMSMGGAATAQPLDISGALQWNPAAISTFDGTIISFDIGLFSSSPTLFSTVPEFDSMGMPTGNFFSGVTEDDRGLSPMPALAVVWGKEGSKHTFGASAFGISGFGVTFPESMTNPINAPQSMGGFGRIESDYILLQIGFTWAYELSDNFSIGLEPTFNYATLELMPNPTANPGASGYPSTDKATATGFGGQIGLFYDSKTGFKAGLSYKSTQSFSKFKFDNTYLDASTGTNEFNMDYPAIYSIGLGYSKSDFDIALDYRLVDYENTDGFSTTGWTPTASVSGFGWQNISIVSAGVQYKGINKLPLRVGYTYSSNPINDDVAFFNIPATAIIKNAFQLGLTYEFNDRLNLNAVYHHGDSGGKTSGQILNPGFIPNFPPYGAIPGSNVSYEMTTDLFMIGFNYTFKRKEVKNNDL from the coding sequence ATGAGATCACTTTTTTCAACATTTTTGTATTTACTTTTTTCGGTTTCGGCTATCGCTCAAACTGGTCATATTATGCAAGGTGCAGGATCTGTGAACATGTCTATGGGTGGTGCTGCAACCGCACAACCTTTAGATATTTCAGGAGCTTTGCAATGGAACCCAGCTGCCATATCGACTTTTGATGGAACCATCATAAGTTTTGATATTGGATTATTCTCATCATCTCCAACATTATTCTCTACTGTTCCAGAATTTGATAGCATGGGTATGCCAACTGGTAATTTCTTTTCTGGTGTAACTGAAGACGATAGAGGCCTTTCACCTATGCCTGCTTTAGCAGTAGTTTGGGGAAAAGAAGGTAGCAAGCACACCTTTGGAGCTTCTGCTTTTGGTATTAGCGGATTTGGAGTGACGTTTCCAGAAAGTATGACAAATCCTATTAATGCTCCTCAAAGTATGGGTGGATTTGGTCGTATAGAATCCGATTATATTTTATTACAAATCGGTTTTACTTGGGCTTATGAATTAAGTGACAACTTTTCAATAGGTCTAGAACCAACTTTTAATTATGCCACTCTAGAATTAATGCCTAATCCAACAGCAAATCCTGGAGCATCTGGTTATCCTTCAACAGATAAAGCGACTGCAACTGGGTTTGGTGGTCAAATAGGACTATTTTATGATTCTAAAACAGGGTTTAAGGCTGGTTTATCCTATAAAAGCACTCAATCGTTCAGCAAGTTTAAATTCGATAACACCTATTTAGATGCTTCTACAGGCACTAATGAATTTAATATGGATTATCCAGCAATCTATTCCATTGGTTTGGGATACTCAAAATCTGATTTTGATATTGCTTTAGATTACAGATTAGTAGATTATGAAAACACAGATGGATTCTCAACTACGGGATGGACACCTACTGCATCAGTAAGTGGGTTTGGATGGCAAAACATTTCAATAGTTTCGGCTGGTGTTCAATATAAAGGTATCAATAAACTGCCTTTACGAGTTGGGTACACGTACAGTTCTAATCCGATAAACGACGACGTTGCATTTTTTAATATCCCAGCAACGGCGATTATTAAAAATGCATTTCAGTTAGGGTTAACTTATGAATTTAATGACCGACTTAATTTAAATGCAGTTTACCATCATGGTGATAGCGGAGGAAAAACTTCTGGTCAAATATTAAATCCTGGATTTATACCAAACTTCCCTCCTTATGGTGCAATCCCAGGTAGTAATGTATCCTACGAGATGACTACAGATTTATTTATGATAGGATTTAATTACACGTTTAAAAGAAAAGAGGTAAAAAATAACGACTTATAA
- a CDS encoding NAD(P)/FAD-dependent oxidoreductase has product MKELLILGAGTSGTMMANHLRKTLPKKDWNITIVDQEETHYYQPGFLFLPFDLYKSKDVKKKIDKFIPKGVQLINEKIDRIDKDNDIVLLKNNTSLKYDILIIATGTKIAPQEIEGMLGDHWYDTVFDFYTFEGARNLRNKLRNWEGGKLVVHITEMPIKCPVAPLEFAFLADSYFINKGMRDKVDITYVTPMSGAFTKPKATEALEHLLDQKHIKVVPDFNIEHVDGAHQKIVDYAGEEVAYDLLVTVPTNMGDDMIERSGFGDELNFVPTDKASLQTTVKDNIFAIGDATNIPASKAGSVAHFEAEILTENIKRYIAGEALKKEYDGHANCFIETGHGKALLIDFNYNQEPVKGTFPFPGVGPLSLLKETHMNHMGKLAFRWIYWNMLIKGKHIPFVSATMNTAGKQLEESV; this is encoded by the coding sequence ATGAAAGAGCTACTCATATTAGGTGCAGGGACGTCAGGGACAATGATGGCGAATCATCTTCGAAAAACACTTCCTAAAAAGGATTGGAATATAACAATAGTGGATCAGGAAGAAACACATTATTATCAACCTGGATTTTTATTTCTACCTTTCGATTTATATAAATCGAAAGATGTTAAAAAGAAAATAGATAAGTTCATTCCTAAAGGTGTTCAATTAATTAACGAAAAAATTGATCGCATAGATAAAGACAATGATATCGTTCTACTTAAAAACAATACATCTTTAAAATATGACATTTTAATTATAGCCACAGGAACAAAAATTGCTCCGCAAGAAATAGAAGGCATGTTAGGTGATCATTGGTATGATACTGTATTTGATTTTTACACCTTTGAAGGTGCACGAAACTTGCGTAATAAATTAAGAAATTGGGAAGGTGGCAAATTGGTTGTTCATATTACTGAAATGCCTATTAAATGTCCAGTAGCTCCTTTAGAATTTGCTTTTTTAGCTGACTCTTACTTCATTAATAAAGGAATGCGAGATAAGGTTGACATTACATATGTAACACCAATGTCAGGTGCATTTACAAAACCAAAAGCAACAGAAGCCCTAGAGCACTTATTAGATCAAAAACATATTAAAGTAGTTCCTGACTTTAATATAGAACACGTCGACGGAGCTCATCAAAAAATTGTCGATTATGCAGGTGAAGAGGTTGCATATGATCTATTAGTCACGGTCCCAACTAATATGGGTGACGATATGATTGAACGTTCAGGATTTGGTGATGAATTAAATTTTGTACCCACTGATAAGGCTTCCCTTCAAACCACCGTTAAGGACAATATTTTTGCCATAGGTGACGCGACTAACATACCTGCTTCTAAAGCCGGTTCTGTTGCCCATTTTGAAGCAGAAATATTAACCGAAAACATCAAGAGATATATAGCAGGCGAAGCACTCAAGAAAGAATATGATGGTCATGCCAATTGCTTTATAGAAACGGGTCATGGAAAAGCCTTACTGATAGACTTTAATTACAATCAAGAACCAGTAAAAGGCACATTCCCTTTCCCAGGTGTAGGTCCATTAAGTTTATTAAAGGAAACACACATGAATCATATGGGTAAATTAGCTTTCCGATGGATTTATTGGAACATGCTTATTAAAGGCAAACATATTCCTTTCGTATCTGCAACAATGAATACCGCAGGAAAACAATTAGAAGAATCAGTATAA